The following proteins are encoded in a genomic region of Brachyspira pilosicoli:
- a CDS encoding sodium-dependent transporter, producing MKEREKLGSRLGFILVSAGCAVGMGNVWRFPYITGQYGGGAFVVLYIISIVAFCTIPMIMEFAVGRAGGHDISNSFLKLEKKGQHWHKIGYVQIIGNVLLMLFYTTICGWCLAYFYFTLTGKFTSLGADQIGTFFNGVLGSPSTLVFWMGVSVLIGILICSFGLQNGVERASKFMMISLFALLIVLIIRAVTLDGAVEGLKFYLIPDFNKLFGGGFSGFIGIFYAAIGQAFFSLSVGQGGMAIFGSYIDKKQRLTGEALIVVALDTLVALLAGLLIFPASFAFNVNPGQGAGLTFVTLPNIFNSMPLGRLWGSLFFLFLAMAALTTIIAVFENIYSFAMDKFGLSRKKVSVILFLVVFFGSLPTALGFNVLSHINPLGEGTVILDLLDFIVSNNILPLGALVTLFFCTRKFGWGFDNFLKEVNTGEGVKFPAYLRLYSSYIIPLIILAIFVYEYLNKFVLK from the coding sequence ATGAAAGAGAGAGAAAAACTTGGCAGCAGATTAGGGTTTATACTTGTTTCAGCTGGTTGTGCTGTAGGTATGGGTAATGTTTGGAGATTTCCTTATATTACAGGTCAGTACGGCGGAGGTGCTTTTGTTGTACTTTATATTATATCTATAGTGGCCTTTTGTACTATACCTATGATTATGGAGTTTGCTGTAGGAAGAGCTGGCGGACATGATATATCTAACTCTTTTCTAAAATTAGAGAAGAAAGGTCAGCATTGGCACAAAATAGGCTATGTTCAGATTATTGGTAATGTACTTCTTATGTTATTTTATACTACTATATGCGGTTGGTGTTTAGCTTATTTCTATTTTACTTTAACTGGTAAGTTTACTTCATTAGGTGCTGACCAAATTGGAACTTTTTTTAATGGCGTACTTGGAAGCCCTTCTACTTTAGTTTTTTGGATGGGTGTTAGTGTATTAATAGGTATTTTAATTTGTTCCTTTGGTCTTCAAAACGGAGTTGAGAGAGCAAGTAAATTTATGATGATATCTTTATTTGCTTTGCTTATAGTATTAATAATAAGAGCTGTAACTTTAGACGGTGCTGTTGAGGGATTAAAATTCTATTTAATTCCTGATTTTAATAAATTATTTGGCGGCGGATTTTCTGGTTTTATTGGTATATTTTATGCTGCTATTGGACAGGCTTTCTTCTCTCTTAGTGTTGGTCAGGGCGGAATGGCTATATTCGGAAGCTATATAGATAAAAAACAAAGATTAACAGGTGAAGCTCTTATAGTTGTGGCATTAGATACATTAGTAGCTTTGCTTGCTGGTCTTTTAATATTTCCTGCTAGTTTTGCTTTTAATGTTAATCCTGGTCAGGGAGCTGGATTAACTTTTGTTACTTTGCCTAATATATTTAACTCTATGCCTTTAGGAAGATTATGGGGCTCTTTATTCTTCTTATTCCTTGCTATGGCTGCTCTTACTACTATAATCGCTGTATTTGAAAATATATACTCTTTTGCTATGGATAAGTTTGGATTATCAAGAAAAAAAGTTTCTGTAATATTGTTTTTAGTAGTGTTCTTTGGAAGCTTGCCTACTGCTTTAGGTTTTAATGTTTTATCACATATTAATCCTTTAGGCGAGGGTACTGTAATACTTGATTTATTAGACTTTATAGTAAGTAATAATATACTTCCTCTTGGTGCTTTGGTTACTTTATTTTTCTGTACGAGAAAGTTTGGCTGGGGATTTGATAATTTTCTTAAAGAGGTTAATACTGGTGAGGGAGTAAAATTCCCTGCATATTTAAGACTTTATAGCAGCTATATTATACCGCTTATAATACTTGCTATATTTGTTTATGAATACTTAAATAAATTTGTATTGAAATAA
- the rpoN gene encoding RNA polymerase factor sigma-54, producing the protein MSSSINLSTNIKTQLRHELRLNAQTKLWLNTISMPAIELKEKIEKEMEENPFLEYDLKNSSSKDIDNIIENTLQSEGESLFEHLKTQINIAFDNKKDIELAEHICSFIDKDGYIKTPYETISETLNANIKDVQRIINILKTFDPLGVCAKNIEECLSIQLKSRDDIEDSIKEIAIKIVENYLKELGKKNYDYIANEMNITKDKVLEALKIIQTLEPYPAREYDTTPIKYIVPEIFIFKENNEWVVKTNESFIKPLKISKKYSKLINEGKNSREDINFLKEKKKMAENLINAVSERKKTLLKVGEGLLKFQLPFFENGKEFIKPLKLQDLSLEVSLSESTISRISNGKYLNTVWGTFSIKYFFSKELKGGISSRAVKEIIKRIIKDSPVKLTDEKIRLILKSEGIDISRRTVAKYRLSSSIL; encoded by the coding sequence ATGAGTTCATCTATCAATTTATCTACAAACATTAAAACTCAATTAAGACATGAATTAAGATTAAACGCTCAAACAAAATTATGGCTAAATACAATATCAATGCCCGCAATAGAATTAAAAGAAAAGATAGAAAAAGAAATGGAAGAAAACCCTTTTCTTGAATATGATTTAAAAAATAGTAGTAGTAAAGATATTGATAATATTATAGAGAACACACTTCAAAGCGAGGGCGAAAGCCTATTTGAACACCTTAAAACTCAAATAAATATAGCATTTGATAATAAAAAAGATATAGAATTAGCAGAACATATATGCAGTTTTATAGATAAAGACGGATATATAAAGACACCATACGAAACAATATCAGAAACATTGAATGCAAATATAAAAGATGTACAAAGAATAATTAATATATTAAAAACTTTCGACCCATTAGGAGTTTGTGCGAAGAATATTGAAGAATGTTTATCTATACAGCTTAAATCAAGAGATGATATAGAAGATAGTATAAAAGAAATAGCTATAAAGATAGTAGAAAATTACTTAAAAGAGCTTGGTAAAAAAAATTATGACTATATAGCAAATGAGATGAATATCACTAAAGATAAAGTACTCGAAGCTCTAAAAATAATACAAACATTAGAGCCATACCCTGCAAGAGAATATGACACTACACCTATAAAATATATAGTACCTGAAATTTTTATATTCAAAGAAAACAATGAGTGGGTTGTAAAAACTAATGAAAGCTTCATAAAACCCTTGAAAATTAGCAAAAAATATAGTAAACTAATAAATGAGGGGAAAAATAGTAGAGAAGATATAAACTTTTTGAAAGAAAAAAAGAAAATGGCTGAAAATTTAATAAATGCCGTTAGTGAAAGAAAAAAAACACTATTAAAAGTAGGCGAAGGATTATTAAAATTTCAACTTCCTTTCTTTGAAAATGGAAAAGAGTTTATAAAACCCTTAAAATTACAAGATTTATCATTAGAAGTTTCTTTAAGTGAGTCCACAATAAGCAGAATATCTAATGGTAAATACTTAAATACAGTTTGGGGTACTTTTTCTATAAAATATTTCTTTTCAAAAGAGCTTAAAGGTGGCATATCCTCAAGAGCGGTGAAAGAAATAATAAAAAGAATAATAAAAGATTCCCCTGTTAAATTGACTGATGAAAAAATAAGGCTGATATTAAAAAGCGAAGGTATTGATATATCAAGAAGAACTGTTGCTAAATATAGGCTTTCATCATCAATATTATGA
- the hpf gene encoding ribosome hibernation-promoting factor, HPF/YfiA family → MHQNIIGKNVRITKNVREHIANKMQNIKVHSDKIIDANIICEHIHEEYIVQGTITFGKQVFHDKEKEKDLYAAIDTMFQKIERKVRKSKEKNIDKSQRAVVDKTVQTDEDDASYSINTVSLYEKPLDEIDALVIFNHDKRPYLAYFPIKREEDLYSVKIGKYPSYLFKGNDSKTYEIYESDDSNSWNIDEVSLTSDNNIDASSSKKYELREYNVSEAVNYLTENNNEKFVVYVSSVTGQVEALYKESDISFTLIRIFEL, encoded by the coding sequence ATGCATCAAAACATCATAGGTAAAAACGTGAGAATCACTAAAAATGTAAGAGAACATATAGCTAATAAGATGCAAAATATAAAAGTTCATTCTGATAAAATCATAGATGCTAATATTATATGTGAGCATATACATGAAGAATATATAGTTCAAGGTACTATTACTTTCGGTAAACAAGTATTCCATGATAAAGAAAAAGAAAAAGACTTGTATGCAGCAATAGATACAATGTTCCAAAAAATAGAAAGAAAGGTTAGAAAATCTAAAGAGAAAAATATAGATAAATCTCAAAGAGCTGTAGTTGATAAAACTGTACAAACTGATGAAGATGATGCTTCTTACTCTATAAATACAGTATCTTTATATGAAAAACCTTTAGATGAGATTGATGCTCTTGTTATATTTAATCATGATAAGAGGCCGTATCTTGCTTATTTCCCTATAAAGAGAGAAGAGGATTTATACAGCGTAAAAATAGGTAAATATCCTTCTTATCTATTTAAAGGAAATGATTCTAAAACTTATGAAATATATGAGAGCGATGATTCTAATTCTTGGAATATAGATGAAGTAAGTTTAACTAGCGATAATAATATAGATGCTAGTTCAAGCAAAAAATATGAATTAAGAGAATATAATGTGAGTGAGGCAGTAAACTACTTAACAGAAAATAATAATGAAAAGTTTGTAGTATATGTAAGCAGTGTTACTGGTCAGGTAGAGGCTTTATATAAAGAATCAGATATATCTTTTACTTTAATAAGAATATTTGAGTTATAA
- a CDS encoding PTS sugar transporter subunit IIA, whose amino-acid sequence MSLIDYINKDAIMIDVQETDKERLLSKMVERLNECGLLLNKDEAEHSIMAREKLMSTGVGSGIAIPHAKTDAVKKIVLTVATIKNGINYKSVDKKKVFIVFMLLAPKDSASENLKVLTTIAKILRDNSHFVEKLINTEKNEDIISLIAKEEMKL is encoded by the coding sequence ATGAGCTTGATAGACTATATCAATAAAGATGCAATAATGATAGATGTTCAAGAGACAGATAAAGAACGTTTGCTCTCTAAAATGGTAGAAAGGCTTAATGAATGCGGGCTCTTGCTGAATAAAGATGAAGCAGAACACTCGATTATGGCTAGAGAAAAGCTTATGAGTACAGGAGTTGGAAGCGGTATAGCTATTCCGCATGCCAAAACAGATGCTGTAAAAAAAATAGTCTTGACTGTTGCTACTATAAAAAATGGAATAAATTATAAATCTGTAGATAAGAAAAAAGTATTTATAGTTTTTATGCTTCTTGCTCCTAAAGATTCTGCATCAGAGAATTTAAAAGTATTAACTACAATAGCTAAAATACTTAGAGATAACAGTCATTTTGTAGAGAAACTTATAAATACAGAAAAAAATGAAGATATAATATCTCTTATCGCTAAAGAGGAAATGAAATTATAA
- the hprK gene encoding HPr(Ser) kinase/phosphatase, giving the protein MPKKINVEKFLEINENRNNILKIRRLTGLIGMKNEIYSCDVNRPGMALFRYFQDFAFERIQIFGKGEGNYVVTLDKENKTDIFEEMLSYKIPVCIFTYGLVPPESFIEIAKNNNICVIVTELPTNEFVLSMQNLIEEEFLESFRVHGGLVEVFGVGILILGKSGVGKSEATLELIYKGHRLIADDTVEFKKLKDGRIIGKKHDVIKHKMEVRGIGIVDISRLSGMSAIRDKKRLDLVIELEQWKDDEQYDRMGLYDKTYNILNTEIPYIKLPVRAGRNICILIETAAKNLRLKEMGYNSAKELDKDLIEAMQKKGS; this is encoded by the coding sequence ATGCCTAAAAAAATAAATGTTGAAAAATTCCTTGAAATCAACGAAAACAGAAACAACATCTTAAAAATAAGAAGATTAACAGGTTTAATTGGAATGAAAAATGAAATATACAGCTGCGATGTCAATAGACCTGGTATGGCATTATTTAGATATTTTCAGGATTTCGCTTTTGAAAGAATACAGATATTCGGTAAGGGCGAAGGTAATTATGTTGTAACTTTAGATAAAGAAAATAAGACTGATATATTTGAAGAGATGCTTTCTTATAAGATTCCTGTATGTATATTTACTTATGGCTTAGTACCGCCTGAATCTTTTATAGAAATTGCTAAGAATAATAATATATGTGTTATTGTTACTGAGCTTCCTACTAATGAGTTTGTTCTATCCATGCAAAACTTAATAGAAGAGGAGTTTTTAGAGTCTTTTAGAGTTCATGGCGGGCTTGTTGAGGTTTTTGGTGTTGGCATTTTAATATTAGGTAAAAGCGGTGTTGGTAAGAGTGAGGCTACTTTAGAGCTTATATATAAAGGTCATAGGCTTATAGCAGATGATACTGTTGAGTTTAAAAAACTAAAAGACGGCAGAATTATTGGTAAAAAGCATGATGTTATCAAGCATAAAATGGAAGTGAGGGGTATTGGAATAGTAGATATAAGCAGGCTTTCTGGTATGAGTGCTATTAGAGATAAAAAAAGGCTTGATTTGGTGATAGAGCTTGAACAGTGGAAAGATGATGAGCAATATGACAGAATGGGGCTTTATGATAAAACTTATAATATATTAAATACTGAAATACCTTATATAAAATTGCCTGTACGTGCCGGAAGAAATATATGTATATTAATTGAAACTGCTGCTAAGAATTTACGTCTAAAAGAGATGGGCTATAACAGTGCTAAAGAATTAGACAAAGATTTAATAGAAGCTATGCAAAAGAAAGGTTCATAA
- the mnmA gene encoding tRNA 2-thiouridine(34) synthase MnmA, protein MSKIAVGMSAGVDSTTTAKLLKEQGNEVFGVTMLLWDGDERAPLAGSCYGPYQNKVVEECKKYAAQIGIDYYAFNVSELFQKKVIDYVKNSYKKGLTPNPCIMCNREIKFMALFDAIEKSGLTFDKFATGHYAGVRYDEEEKRYILLRGKNHIKDQSYFLYRLTQEQLSKIMFPMYEMTKEETRKLAREYNLIDVAEKNDSQDFFAGEYHRLFDEDLEGNIVHIETNEILGKHNGIWHYTVGQRKGLGIAYKEPLFIISLDSNTNTVYVGNKNHTIIDKVTIYDINWIVNKREKEFTALVKTRSAHKGTMANVVPIDDNRIDIHFLEPTGIVAKGQSCVCYDGEITLCGGIVY, encoded by the coding sequence ATGTCAAAAATAGCTGTTGGTATGAGTGCAGGAGTAGATTCTACAACAACGGCAAAACTTTTAAAAGAACAGGGTAATGAAGTTTTTGGTGTTACTATGCTTCTTTGGGACGGTGATGAGAGAGCTCCTTTAGCTGGTTCTTGTTATGGTCCTTATCAAAACAAAGTGGTAGAAGAATGCAAAAAATATGCTGCTCAAATTGGAATTGATTATTATGCTTTTAATGTTAGTGAATTATTTCAAAAAAAAGTAATAGATTATGTAAAAAATTCATACAAAAAAGGACTCACTCCCAACCCTTGTATAATGTGCAATAGAGAAATTAAGTTTATGGCTTTGTTTGATGCCATAGAAAAAAGTGGTTTAACTTTCGATAAATTTGCTACTGGGCATTATGCTGGTGTAAGATATGATGAAGAGGAAAAAAGATATATACTCTTAAGAGGCAAAAATCATATAAAAGACCAATCTTATTTTTTATACAGATTAACTCAAGAGCAATTATCCAAAATAATGTTTCCTATGTATGAAATGACTAAAGAAGAGACAAGAAAGTTAGCAAGAGAGTACAATCTTATTGATGTGGCAGAGAAAAATGACAGTCAAGATTTTTTTGCTGGAGAATATCATAGGCTTTTTGATGAAGATTTAGAAGGAAATATTGTGCATATAGAAACTAATGAAATATTAGGAAAACATAATGGAATATGGCATTATACAGTTGGTCAGAGAAAAGGACTTGGCATTGCATACAAAGAGCCTCTTTTTATTATATCATTAGACAGCAACACTAATACTGTTTATGTTGGAAATAAAAATCACACCATTATAGATAAAGTTACAATATATGACATAAATTGGATAGTAAACAAAAGAGAAAAAGAGTTTACAGCATTGGTAAAAACAAGAAGTGCTCATAAAGGTACTATGGCTAATGTTGTGCCGATAGATGACAATAGAATAGACATACATTTTTTAGAGCCTACAGGTATAGTAGCCAAAGGACAATCATGCGTTTGCTATGACGGCGAGATTACATTGTGCGGCGGAATTGTATATTAA
- a CDS encoding DMT family transporter — translation MINVLLVIIASIAYGFLPIFTKNIIRENYSSVAIVFYRYAFTAIFLFFIILIRKKSFKIDKRQFLELILFSVIGLGLTFFFLSLSLSYISAGLTNMIHFGYPVVVIILMAIVYKEKINILKILSVISAVIGIVLLTRIVEVESFKGVIYALITTVTYGVYIISNKKASFAKLDTMVSIFYMSLFVSIVFFVWGISTNSLKMIDSINVFNNFLIISLFCTIFSLGLLLYGVKQLGSSLASILNMFEPTTTVIASIFIYNETLTINILLGSILVVLSTVFMIMSSKIKS, via the coding sequence ATGATTAATGTATTATTAGTAATCATAGCGTCTATTGCTTATGGTTTTCTTCCAATATTTACAAAAAATATTATAAGAGAAAATTATTCATCTGTAGCTATAGTTTTTTATAGATATGCTTTTACAGCAATATTTTTATTTTTTATAATACTTATAAGAAAAAAAAGTTTTAAAATAGATAAAAGACAATTTTTAGAGCTTATATTATTTAGTGTAATTGGACTTGGTTTAACATTTTTCTTTTTGTCTCTTTCTTTATCATATATATCAGCAGGGCTTACTAATATGATTCATTTTGGATATCCTGTTGTAGTAATTATATTGATGGCTATAGTTTATAAAGAGAAAATTAATATATTAAAAATACTATCTGTAATTTCTGCTGTTATAGGAATAGTTCTTTTAACAAGAATTGTAGAAGTAGAATCTTTTAAGGGTGTAATATATGCCTTAATAACAACTGTGACTTATGGTGTATATATTATATCAAATAAAAAGGCATCATTTGCTAAACTTGATACTATGGTTTCTATTTTTTATATGTCTTTGTTTGTATCTATAGTATTTTTTGTATGGGGTATATCAACTAATAGTTTGAAAATGATTGACAGTATAAATGTATTTAATAATTTTCTTATTATATCTTTATTTTGCACAATATTTTCTTTAGGGCTTTTACTTTATGGTGTAAAACAACTTGGCTCTTCGCTTGCTTCAATACTAAATATGTTTGAACCAACAACAACAGTAATAGCTTCTATATTTATTTATAATGAAACTTTAACTATTAATATATTATTAGGCTCTATTCTTGTTGTTTTGTCTACGGTATTTATGATAATGTCATCGAAGATAAAAAGTTAA
- the lpxD gene encoding UDP-3-O-(3-hydroxymyristoyl)glucosamine N-acyltransferase, which produces MNIKDIAKFLNAIKTLGDDNINITTLSPINDISEGSIVCVDNNKYIETALNSKASAIILREDLANTIEDFKKKTAIIHANPKEAFIKLLYILFEDKKYPLGTIENTAVIKDNAKIDKETYIGDNAHIGKNVKIAKGSVIESGVFLGDNVEIGENCIIHSNVSIHDRCIIKNNVIIGSSTVIGNDGFGFFEVNGKQMKIPQRGNVVIENDVEIGANVCIDRATLGSTIIREGVKIDNLVQIAHNCDIGEHSIIVSQVGIAGSSKLGHHCVLAGQVGLADHVTLGDRVILGGQSGVMTNVKIESNSVMLGSPAQRIDREKLKMIAEQKLPELISLVEERFDVKIRRAK; this is translated from the coding sequence ATGAATATTAAAGATATTGCTAAATTTTTGAATGCTATAAAAACATTAGGAGATGATAATATTAATATAACAACACTTTCTCCTATTAATGATATATCAGAAGGCTCTATAGTTTGTGTTGACAATAATAAATATATAGAAACTGCTTTAAATAGTAAAGCGAGTGCAATTATTTTAAGAGAGGATTTAGCAAACACAATAGAAGATTTTAAAAAGAAAACTGCTATTATTCATGCAAATCCGAAAGAAGCATTTATAAAACTTCTTTATATTTTATTTGAAGATAAAAAATATCCATTAGGCACTATAGAAAATACTGCCGTTATAAAAGATAATGCAAAAATAGATAAAGAAACCTATATAGGAGATAATGCCCATATTGGAAAGAATGTAAAAATTGCTAAAGGCAGTGTAATAGAGAGCGGAGTATTTTTGGGAGATAATGTTGAAATAGGGGAGAACTGCATCATACATTCAAATGTTTCTATACATGACAGATGCATAATAAAAAACAATGTTATAATAGGTTCATCTACTGTTATTGGAAATGATGGTTTTGGATTTTTTGAAGTTAATGGCAAGCAGATGAAAATTCCTCAAAGGGGAAATGTTGTTATAGAAAACGATGTTGAAATAGGTGCTAATGTTTGTATAGACAGGGCAACTTTAGGCTCTACAATTATTAGAGAAGGGGTAAAAATAGACAACTTAGTTCAAATTGCTCATAACTGCGACATAGGAGAGCATTCTATAATTGTATCACAGGTTGGAATTGCAGGAAGCAGTAAATTAGGTCATCATTGTGTGCTTGCAGGACAGGTTGGTTTGGCTGACCATGTTACTTTGGGTGACAGAGTTATATTAGGCGGACAAAGCGGTGTTATGACTAATGTAAAAATAGAATCAAATTCTGTTATGCTTGGTTCCCCTGCTCAGAGAATAGACAGAGAAAAATTAAAAATGATAGCAGAGCAAAAGCTGCCTGAATTAATTAGTTTGGTAGAAGAACGCTTTGATGTTAAGATAAGAAGAGCTAAGTAA
- a CDS encoding DUF305 domain-containing protein, with the protein MKIFLTLITIIMMLVFTVSCTQKTDTASAVQTNNAENTHNAHAAHNVSGSKIIDAMHAPMMAQAFEKTKNIDVDFLVNMIPHHQGAIDSSKILLETTTNETLKTLANNIIKAQEKEIEEFKALVDELKAKNTDYSDIDTVAFGDEAEKIMNDMMMEMSMIEVTGDNDIDFIKGMIPHHQGAVNASKQILASTKDDKIKEIANRIIADQEKEIADMNNLLTSLTSK; encoded by the coding sequence ATGAAAATTTTTTTAACTTTAATTACTATTATAATGATGTTAGTTTTTACTGTTTCTTGTACTCAAAAAACAGATACAGCTTCTGCAGTGCAAACTAATAATGCAGAAAATACGCATAATGCACATGCAGCACATAATGTTTCTGGTTCTAAAATAATAGATGCAATGCATGCTCCTATGATGGCTCAGGCTTTTGAGAAAACTAAAAATATAGATGTTGATTTTTTAGTTAATATGATACCTCATCATCAAGGTGCTATAGATTCTTCTAAAATACTTCTTGAAACTACTACAAATGAAACTCTAAAAACTTTAGCTAATAATATTATAAAAGCCCAAGAGAAAGAGATAGAAGAGTTTAAAGCTTTAGTAGATGAATTAAAAGCAAAAAACACAGACTATAGTGATATAGATACTGTTGCTTTTGGTGATGAAGCAGAGAAAATTATGAATGATATGATGATGGAAATGTCTATGATAGAAGTTACTGGAGATAATGATATAGATTTTATTAAAGGAATGATACCTCATCATCAAGGTGCTGTTAATGCTTCTAAACAAATATTAGCTTCTACAAAAGATGATAAAATTAAAGAGATTGCTAATAGAATAATAGCTGACCAAGAAAAAGAAATAGCTGATATGAATAATTTATTAACTTCATTAACATCAAAATAA